The following are from one region of the Rhipicephalus microplus isolate Deutch F79 chromosome 1, USDA_Rmic, whole genome shotgun sequence genome:
- the LOC142765585 gene encoding hemoglobin subunit alpha-like, whose protein sequence is MGKTTSRFRRKEEPSDATGLTPREKMVVRSVWSAFCKEHQDYGVLLFNAYFLKYPDNIKLFKHFKGKSLRTLATDHEFSAHCSVVGKEITSIIEALDNAPRMLEILEKNAIFHSHIRGVTPAHFATFGQVVIDVLSANHDDLTTPAAHNAWKKFFEFVVSSTTSTYEKSSKNVRGSTASSYKVATMSTFYGAQPRRNVSSTGTYKAPDLTARHADGRRTSATDGKYTGESNVLMASLRVIACS, encoded by the exons ATGGGAAAGACAACCTCCCGGTTCCGCCGCAAAGAGGAACCATCGGATGCGACGGGGCTGACACCACGTGAGAAGATGGTCGTGCGGTCTGTGTGGAGCGCCTTCTGCAAGGAGCACCAGGACTACGGCGTCCTCCTCTTTAACGCCTACTTTCTGAAGTACCCGGATAACATCAAGCTCTTCAAGCATTTCAAGGGCAAAAGCTTGAGGACACTCGCAACCGACCACGAATTCAG TGCTCACTGCAGCGTCGTGGGCAAGGAGATCACGAGCATCATTGAGGCGCTCGACAACGCACCCAGGATGCTGGAGATTCTCGAGAAAAACGCCATCTTCCACAGTCACATACGTGGAGTGACGCCCGCACACTTCGCAACTTTCGGCCAGGTGGTGATCGACGTCCTGTCGGCCAACCATGACGACCTCACGACGCCTGCCGCGCATAACGCCTGGAAGAAATTTTTTGAG TTTGTTGTGTCCTCCACAACCAGCACGTATGAGAAATCCAGCAAGAACGTTAGAGGCTCAACTGCCAGCAGTTACAAAGTGGCGACAATGTCGACGTTCTATGGTGCCCAACCGAGACGGAATGTCTCTTCAACGGGAACGTACAAAGCCCCTGATTTGACGGCTAGACACGCTGATGGGCGCAGGACCAGTGCCACTGATGGCAAATATACAGGCGAGAGCAACGTACTCATGGCTTCGCTGCGAGTGATTGCATGCTCATAA